A window from Thiosulfatimonas sediminis encodes these proteins:
- the gorA gene encoding glutathione-disulfide reductase, which yields MAYDYDLIAIGAGSGGLSVVERAAEYGKKCAVVEAKKLGGTCVNIGCVPKKVMWFGAHIAEALRDAPDFGFHVKHDGFDWGKLVRQREQYIRNITTWYDGYMAEKGVDVLQGWGSFIDAHTVEVDGKTYTAETIVIAPGGKPLIPNETENADLGITSDGFFALTEQPKKVAVIGSGYIAVELAGVLQALGTQTTLVSRKDLVLRGFDDMIRETLTDAMITSGIHKEYHFKVKKLEKMDDGTITIHSEDDQHIGGYDQVIWAVGRETLIEPLKLENAGLSANGRGFIEVDERHKTSVDNIYAIGDVTGQPQLTPVAIRAGRYLAERLYNNKPNLLLDLHAVPTVIFSHPPVGTVGLAEHDARRQYGHDNVKIYSSVFTPMRYAFTEHQIKTALKLVVVGEEERVVGIHIVGDGADEMLQGFAVAVQMNATKADLDATIAIHPSSSEELVTMR from the coding sequence ATGGCTTATGATTACGATTTAATTGCGATTGGTGCCGGCAGCGGTGGTTTATCGGTGGTTGAGCGTGCTGCTGAGTACGGTAAAAAATGTGCGGTGGTTGAGGCAAAAAAACTGGGCGGAACTTGCGTTAATATTGGTTGCGTTCCTAAAAAAGTGATGTGGTTTGGCGCGCATATTGCCGAAGCATTACGTGATGCACCGGATTTTGGGTTTCACGTGAAACACGATGGTTTTGATTGGGGTAAATTGGTTCGCCAACGCGAGCAGTATATTCGCAATATTACTACCTGGTATGACGGTTACATGGCCGAGAAAGGGGTTGATGTGCTCCAAGGCTGGGGCTCGTTTATTGATGCGCATACGGTTGAGGTAGACGGCAAAACCTACACGGCAGAGACGATTGTCATTGCACCGGGCGGTAAACCTTTGATTCCAAACGAGACGGAAAATGCGGATTTAGGGATTACTTCTGATGGTTTCTTTGCCTTAACCGAACAGCCGAAAAAAGTGGCGGTAATCGGCAGTGGTTATATTGCGGTTGAGTTAGCCGGTGTATTGCAGGCATTGGGTACGCAAACAACGTTGGTGAGTCGCAAAGATTTGGTATTGCGCGGTTTTGACGACATGATCCGTGAAACACTAACCGATGCGATGATTACCAGCGGTATTCATAAAGAGTATCACTTTAAAGTGAAAAAGCTGGAAAAAATGGATGATGGCACCATCACCATTCACAGTGAAGATGACCAGCACATTGGCGGTTACGACCAAGTGATTTGGGCGGTTGGCCGTGAGACGCTCATCGAACCTTTGAAATTGGAAAATGCCGGTTTGAGTGCCAACGGACGAGGCTTTATCGAAGTAGATGAGCGTCACAAAACGTCAGTGGATAATATCTATGCCATCGGTGACGTGACCGGACAGCCACAGTTAACCCCTGTAGCGATTCGTGCTGGGCGCTATTTGGCTGAGCGTTTGTATAATAACAAACCGAATTTATTGCTTGATTTGCACGCTGTGCCAACCGTCATTTTTTCGCATCCGCCAGTTGGCACCGTTGGTTTGGCGGAGCACGATGCGCGCCGTCAGTATGGGCATGACAATGTTAAAATTTACAGCTCGGTATTTACGCCGATGCGTTATGCCTTTACTGAACACCAAATCAAAACTGCGTTGAAGTTGGTTGTGGTTGGTGAAGAGGAGCGCGTTGTTGGGATTCATATCGTCGGTGATGGAGCGGATGAAATGCTGCAAGGGTTTGCTGTTGCAGTGCAAATGAATGCCACGAAAGCGGATTTAGACGCAACGATTGCAATCCATCCATCCAGCTCGGAAGAATTGGTGACCATGCGTTAA
- a CDS encoding PilZ domain-containing protein, which translates to MNSPNTLTEQEMINRRQSPRQDVRIPSVLIDKKSMSYTTIMDYSEGGIRLRTSIPLNMDDEIELIIKPQNNPSARPIHLKLEVKHCRMEDEENFSIGTQLKNYFGDIMSTLQHYAQPKPSASLSERLGYILA; encoded by the coding sequence ATGAACTCGCCAAATACACTAACCGAACAAGAAATGATTAACCGACGCCAATCGCCTCGCCAAGACGTGCGTATTCCCTCGGTATTAATTGATAAAAAATCGATGAGTTACACCACAATTATGGATTATTCTGAAGGCGGTATTCGTCTGCGGACATCAATTCCGTTGAATATGGATGATGAAATTGAGTTGATTATCAAACCACAAAATAATCCGAGCGCTCGCCCAATTCATCTTAAATTAGAAGTAAAACACTGCCGGATGGAAGACGAAGAAAATTTTTCTATCGGCACACAGTTAAAAAACTACTTTGGCGACATCATGTCTACACTACAACATTATGCGCAACCAAAACCGTCCGCTTCGCTCAGTGAGCGTTTAGGCTATATCCTCGCTTAA
- a CDS encoding glutathione peroxidase has protein sequence MALPNREGQRVPNVTFPTRQNNEWVNVTTDEIFNGKTVVVFSLPGAFTPTCSSTHLPRFNELAPVFRKNGVDEIVCVSVNDTFVMNEWAADQECDHVRVIPDGNGEFTDGMGMLVNKEDLGFGMRSWRYSMLVKDGLIVKMFIEPEVPGDPFEVSDADTMLKFINPMATAPRVATVFSKPTCPFCLRAKSMLEDAGIPYEEITVGNSGITSRTLRAVANAGTVPQVFIDGDLIGGSEALQAYLQSENSNAA, from the coding sequence ATGGCTTTACCAAACAGAGAAGGACAACGCGTCCCTAACGTCACTTTCCCAACGCGTCAAAATAATGAGTGGGTTAATGTTACTACCGATGAAATTTTTAACGGTAAAACCGTGGTGGTTTTTTCGCTGCCGGGCGCTTTCACGCCAACCTGTTCATCAACTCACTTACCGCGTTTTAATGAATTGGCGCCGGTTTTCCGTAAGAATGGTGTTGATGAAATCGTCTGTGTTTCAGTAAACGATACATTTGTTATGAATGAATGGGCCGCTGATCAAGAGTGTGACCATGTACGTGTGATTCCGGACGGTAATGGAGAATTTACCGATGGCATGGGGATGTTGGTCAATAAAGAAGACTTGGGTTTCGGTATGCGTTCTTGGCGCTATTCAATGTTGGTTAAAGACGGCTTGATTGTCAAAATGTTTATCGAGCCGGAAGTTCCAGGAGACCCGTTTGAAGTTTCGGATGCGGACACCATGTTGAAGTTTATCAATCCAATGGCAACGGCGCCTCGTGTTGCAACGGTTTTCTCCAAGCCAACCTGTCCATTTTGTTTGCGTGCGAAGTCAATGTTGGAAGACGCTGGTATCCCTTATGAGGAAATTACCGTTGGTAATTCTGGTATTACCTCACGTACATTACGTGCGGTAGCGAATGCTGGCACTGTGCCACAAGTTTTTATTGATGGCGATTTGATTGGTGGGTCAGAAGCGTTGCAAGCTTATCTTCAAAGTGAGAACAGCAACGCAGCTTAA